In Gemmatimonadota bacterium, the genomic window CAACAACTCGGCATTTCAGTTCCCAGCGTGAGCCAACATCTGTTTGGTAAGTCGCGCGGTGGAAAGACGGTCGGAGGCGCGATTCCCAAACTGCGAAAGAAACTGGCCCAGATGCATATTGGAGAATTTGAAATTCCTGATTGCCAGTAGATTCTGCAAGTACACTTTGAAAAGCCCTTAGATGGGTGCAGAGCTTTGGGTCTTCACCGCGGTTCGACGAATATCTCTACTTCGTCGATTACAATTGTGGGAGATGTGGCTTTGGGGTCGCTTTTGGTGAGTGTGATGGATAAGCGGTTGTCGCCGCGTTCGACGAGCGGGTCCGATAGGACAAACCAGCGCGTGGAAAAGACGGGTTTTTCCGTGAGTGCGCGAAATTCGATCCGCCCGCCTTGCGCGGTACAGGGTATGTTTCTGCCGTCTTGTTCCCGTGTCGAATCTACGGTCGTGATGCGATCAGAGGATGCGGTGCGTCCGATGGCTTCGTCGGGGATGGCATGGCCGTTGAGACGCACGTCTAATTCATCGATTCCGGTCAGGCCAAATCCCCGAAAGAGGAGTGTCGCGCAATGTGCGTGTTGCAGGTTTTCGAAGAGTTGAAAGCGAAATTCACCCGTGGGACGCTGTTCGCTGCGCGATAGTCGAAGTTGTTGTGCGTTGATTACGCCTGTGCTGCGTCTGCCATTGGCTCCAAAACCGCTGAATCCGTCCCAGGTGGGATCGAAGATGTAGTGCCGTTCGCCGCGCGCGACGCGCTCGGGGTCGCGGAGCTGGTGGAAGACTTGCATGCCCTGGGGGTAAAAAGGCGGCTGCCACACGGAGGGCACAAAATGGTTGTAGATCGATATGCCATTTGCACCTGCGCCGTACATGGTGTGCGCGAGTGCGCGACAGGTGGCGTGGCTTAAGGGGATGCGTCCGAGGCGGTAGCGCGCGCGGTAGCTGTTCCACGGTAGCAGGCCGGGGTAGAGTAGGCACGCTGTTTCCCGAGTTAGTGCCGCCCATTCCGAATAGGGCAAATTGTGGTCGGCATACATTGTGTCTTGCGGGCTGATGTAGTCGAGCAATCCATTCTGGATCCAATTGCAAATGTCCAGGCCCTGACTCGCGCATTCTGCCGGCGTTGCGTATATGCGGGCGCCAAGCATGAGTTTTTTACCGGTTTCTTTGCCGCGTTCATTCAGCCGCGTTCGGATATTTTGTATGAGGTCTGTCATGAGGTGTGCGCGTTCGGCAGCGTGGTGCGGGGGGAAGTAAGCCGTGTCCCGAAAGCACAGTTCTATGCCGTCAATGTCAAATCCGCAGGCGGCTTCTTCTACGACGCCATAGGTGAATTCTCGGACTTCTCGATGTGTGAAGTCGAGTGCTTCTGGTTCCTGGTAGTTCTGTCCGGGGCGCGGGTCGTGTAATCGCAGATGCGGATTGGATTCAATATATTCGGCAATGCCAACGCCCTGTTTGCGGTTGTGTGCGGCATGGCCGTCGTTCATGCGGAAGCCAGCGATAAATTGCATGCCGCGCCGGTGCGATTGGTTGATGAGGATGTCCAGTGGTTGTATGCCCGCTTCGATTAACGGTCTGAATCGCTGGTGCTGAGGGCGCTGGTCGTATTCATAGTGTTCGGATTGCCAGTAGGCCGTCCATCCTTGAGAGAATACCTCCTGATTGAATATATCTATTCCACTGTCCGCAAGTATATCCACCCATTTGCGCAGGTCTGCTTCTCTTACTGGATCGGGCAATACCGTGCGTGCGATCGTGGATGGGTCGCTCACATAGAGGATCCGATGGGCTGTTTCTGTCATGTTCCCTCTCCATGCCGAGAATTACTTACTCAGCTGTGCCGAGACCTCTACAATGGTTTCACGTATTACATCGACAACGTGCTGTACTTCAGATTCGGTGATGGTGAAAGGGGGACTGATGGCGATATGGTCGCCTTCGACACCATCGACCAGGCCGGGGGCTCCGGGCATGACCAGTACCCCTTTTTCGAAGGCCAGATCCACGATCCTTGCGGTTACCCCTTTTGAGAGGTCGAAGGGGGCGCGCGTGGATTTGTCGGCCACGAATTCGATGCCGATCAGCAGGCCCTTCCCGCGTATGCCCCCGACGATCGGCAGGTTCTGCAGGGGCATGAATTTTTCCAGCATAAGGTCGCCCATCCGGGCGCAGTTCGATACCAGATCGTGCGTCTGGATGTAGTTTTGCACGGCCAGGGCCGTGGCGCAGGAAAGGGCGTTTCCGCCATAGGTGTGCCCATGCACAAAAGAGACGGATTCCCTGTAGATAGCATTGTAGATTTTTTCGTGGACGACGGTTGCGGCAATGGGCGTATAACCGCTACTCAATCCTTTCCCGGTCGCCATAATATCGGGGACCACATCCCAGTGTTCGATGCCGAAGTTGCGGCCTGTCCTGCCAAAACCGGTGACGACTTCATCGACGATCATCAGGATATTGTGTCGGTCACAGATCTCCCGAATGAGCGGGTAGTAGTCCTGAGGAGGGGTCACTCCGGCGGCGGAGGTGCCGAGGATCGGTTCGGCGATAAAGGCGGAGATCGACTCGCTCCCCTCCTGTTTGATGACCCGCTCCAGTTCCTCTGCGCAGTGGAGTTGGCATTCCGAGTGGTCCTTACAGTAGGCGCACCGATAGGGGTAGGGCGGCGGGATATGGGGGAAATTCAGCAGGTAGGGAATATAGTCCTCGCGCCAGGGCGACCGCCCGGACATGGAGAGGGCACCAACCGTATTCCCGTGCCAGGCCTGCCACCGGGAGATGACCCTGTACTTTCCGGGATTGCCGGTTGCGATATGGTACTTCCGGGCGATTTTCATGGCCGACTCTGTAGCTTCGGACCCTCCGGAAACGAAAAAGACCCGGTTCAGGTCTCCCGGCGTGAAGTCGGCGATCCTGTCCGCCAGGTCGATCTGGGGCTGGGTGAGGAATCGGGCGTAGGTGAAACAGACCTTCTCCGCCTGTTCTGCCATGACTTCTGCGATCTCTTTGACTCCGTGGCCGATACTGACCACATGCACACCCGCACAGGCGTCGAGATAGCGCTTTCCTTCCATATCGAACAGGTAAATGCCTTCTCCATGTGATATTTTCGGCCATTCTTTTTTGAGGGTTCTGTGAAAGATGTGGTCTTTATGCCGGGGCATTGTCTTTCCTTTCGTTTACACACAACGTTAAAATCGCGTATCATTGCCAGGTAGCGAGCAAGATAGCCTTTCGGCACCGGTCCCGCAAGCAATTCGGGATCTCTTCCCGCGCACTCACTATTTTGAAACCTTTAGATGTATGGCGTGTATCTAAGATGTAACAAGGGATGGACAGTAATCGAGAAATATGTTCGAGATTGTGAAACTTTGTCAATGTTCAATGCGTTTAAGAAAGGTATATAACAATTCATTAAACAATGCTGGGAGGGGGTGACAATCAAAATGGTAACGCCAACTGTTGTAACAGAATCTCACACCGGGTCGGGTAAAGAGGAACAAGTGGTAGGAGATACAATGGAATACACGCAACAAGGAACGCAGTACGCGCGCGAAGCTTCTGTTCAGAGCTATCTCAAGGAACTGCGCAAGTACCCCCCATTGAGCCGAGAAGAAGAACAAAAAGTCCTTCGCAAGGCCAAACGGGGAAATCAAGCGGCGATTGACAAGATTATTACGTCAAACTTGCGTTTTGTCGTCAGTGTTGCGCTCGAATATCAGGGGCGGGGTGTACCCCTTGCCGATTTGATTGCCGAGGGCAATATGGGTTTGATGGAAGCCCTCAAGCGATTTGACGAAGAACGCGGGTTTAAGTTTATCAGCTATGCCGTGTGGTGGATTCGGCAGTGCATTCTCAATGCGCTCAAGCGCACGTCTAATGTGGTTATGCCTGCAAATCGCCAGGAGGATATGGACCGGATGGCGCGTCGCTGGGGGCAGATGACCCAGGAACTGGGGCGCGTGCCCACGCTGGACGAAGTTGCCAGCGATATGAAGATCAGCAACAAACGCGCAGAGCGGGCGTTGCGCTGTGTGCGCCCAGACCTGTCTCTTTCTATGCCCGTGGATACGGCGGGCGAGCAGCCGCTCCAGAATATACTCGAGGCCGATGAAGAGGATCCAGATCAACTCGTGATATATCGGGATCAGTCCGAGTTCATATTGCGGTCTCTCAATGATTCTCTGGATCCCCGGGAGCGAGATGTTATTCGCGCTTATTTTGGTCTCGACGGAGGTGAGCGCCGGACGCTGAGTGATATTGGCTGTTCTCTGGGTGTTACCCGAGAGCGCGTGCGCCAGATTCGCAACCGCGCCCTTGCCAAGTTGCAGCGATATTTTCGGAGAAATGTTCCGGGTGGAAAAGTGGAAGATCTGGTCTGATACCATCTTATCTTCGGAGTATAAAGGCGGTTCTGGTTTTTCCAGGGCCGCCTTTACTGTGTAAAGCAGTTTTAGCAAATGCTTTGAAAAGGGTTGATTTATTCAAAAATGGAGTGTAGATTCTACACGCTTTCTGGATCCTTTTAACCCGCCTCACTTTTGAGCTTCCCCCTCGCTATGGGCCGATTATTTGCATTCCTCGGTGGGCAACTCGCCGCATTTTTTATCCAGGTTTTCCAGATGTTTTGCTACGGCGTCCAGTGCGTGACGGAAATGCGGCATATCTACCTCTATCGACATCAGATTATCGGACAGTGTTATGCTGTTGGTGTCAGCTCTCTGCCTCTGGTCTGCCTGATTTCGGCTTTTAGCGGGATGGCGATCGCTATTCAGACGGCTTATCAGATGGAAGAGTACGTGCCCGACTATATGGTTGGTGCGCTTATGGTCCGCTCTGTGATACTCGTGCTGTCGCCTATTTTGTTGGGTCTCGTGCTCGCGGGCAGGGTGGGTGCGGGCGTTGCGTCTGAACTCGGCACAATGAAAGTCTCAGAGCAAGTGGATGCGCTCGCGTCAATGGCTGTCGATCCAGTGGGGTATCTCATGTTGCCCCGAATGCTCGCTGGCGCAATTATGGTTCCAGTTCTCGTGATTTATTCCTTTTTGGTCGCGAATATCTGCGGGTTTGGTATGTCGATGATCAAGATGGCTATTACGCCTACAGAATTGGTCAAAGGTATGAAGCTCTATTTTGAGGTGTATGATGTTTTTGTCGGGTTGGTCAAATCCTTTGTTTATGGTGGGTTGCTGACGTTTATGGGGTCTTACAAGGGGCTTTGCACTGCAGGCGGCGCACAGGGCGTTGGACGGGCTGCTACGGCTGCAGTTGTGATATCTTCTGCGCTGGTTCTCATTCTCGATTATTTTTTAACACACGCGTTGTTGTATTAAACTATGGCAAATGAAACGGCTATTGAGTTTGTCGAGGTGTTTAAGTCTTTTGAAGCACAACCCGTGCTGAAAGGGCTTGACCTGCGGGTTCCCCGGTCTGAGATTACGACGATTTTGGGACCGAGTGGATGCGGCAAAAGTGTGACCTTAAAGCATGTGATTGGGATTGAGCGGGCTGATGAGGGAAAGGTCGTCGTTGCCGGTTATGACATGGAGCGGATTCGCCATGGCGAGTTGATCGAGTTGCGCAAGCGCATCGGGGTTTTATTTCAGTCTTCGGCACTCTTTGATTCTATGACGGTGAAAGAAAATGTGGCTTTTGGGTTGCGTATGCACACCAGGATGTCCGAAGAAGAGATTGCAGAGCGCGTGCATATCTGTCTCGATGCCGTGCGGTTGGCGGGTACAGAGGCCAAGATGCCGGTTGAGTTGTCGGGGGGAATGAGAAAACGCGCGGCTCTTGCGCGGGCCATTGCGATGGAACCCGATTTTATTCTTTACGATGAACCCACAACGGGTCTGGATCCAAATACATCCAGTGTTGTGGGTGACTATATATTGAAATTGCAATCGGAACTCAATGTGACATCGGTGGTCGTCACCCACGATATGCCCCTTGCCCGGCGCGTTTCAGATCGGGTTGCTCTGCTCTATGACGGCAAAGCTGTGGTTCAAGGTGCAATGGAAGATGTCGAGGCATCTGGCAATGAGTTTTTTGAATTATTTATTCAGGGCAAGTTGGGGTAACTTATGAGAAATCGTCGGCAAGAAATTATTCTGGGTGCAGTTGTATTTTTTGCAGCCGTTATTCTGGTGGTCGGCACGGTGTGGCTCTCTGAGCGCTATGCAGGTGCGGCTGGCGGATATCGCATCCATGCTAAGTTCGACAGTGTACCGGGGCTTCAAGTGGGCAATCCCGTGACGTTTCGCGGGGTGCGGGTGGGAAAGGTATTGTCTATTACCCTTGAGGATGGGCTGCCTTTTGTTGCGCTCGGGTTTGCCTCAGTGAGAGATTTACCCGTGGATTCTCGTTTTTTACTCAAATCCGATGGTCTGCTGGGTGGGCAGATGATCGAAATTCAGTTGGGAGAGTCGGAACAGCGTCTTCCAGATGGCGCTGTTGTGGAGGGGACTTCTGCTTCTGATCTCGATGCGATGGTGTCTGAAAGCAGGCTTATGATCGAAAAGATTCGCAATGCAGTAGATGGCGTAGCCAGTGGTAACAATCTCGCGCATCTGGAAAGCGTTCTTTCGCGTATTGATACGACCACGTACTATCTCAACCGATTATTGAATGACGATAATCTGGGTAAGGTCGATAAGATGCTCGACAGTTTGGCGGTGGCGACGGGCGATGCGAGTGGTTTGATGCGGGATAATCGCGAAAATTTGAGTGTTGCAGTGACCAATATAGCTGTGACGATGGAACGCCTTGCGCGGATTTCAGCACAGATGGAATCGACTTCGGTTGCAATGCAGAATACATTTGCAAATCTCGATGATATTTCCAAAGGGATACGAGACGGACGCGGTACGGTCGGGCGTTTGGTTAAGGACGAAGCGGTGTACGAGCATCTGGATCGCACACTGACGTCTGTGGATAGTCTTATTGAAGATATCAAGCGGAATCCCAAACGCTATCTCACCATTGAGATATTTTGAGGAGTTCACTATGGTTATCAAGATTCTGCTTTTGCTCGTTGCTCTTGCATCTACAATCTCAGCTACCGATCTGGCGTGGTTTCATTGGAAAGATAATGACGCGATCTCTTTTGGAGGGTTTGTACCCGAGATGCGAGCCGTAAAAGCAATTGTGGGAGAAGGTGATGAGGCACCGCGCATTGTGTATGGCGACCGTCATGGGGCAGTTTATGTGCTGGAAATGCAAGGGGGGCGCTTTCGAGAGGTGTGGAGAAGTCCTCCACTGAGAGCGGAGATTGCAGAAGTTTTTGTTCTGGATATCGATGTCGATGACGAGCTCGAGATCGTTGCATATACCCATGCTGGAGATATTGCTTTTTATCGTGCCAGCGATTTTCATGAGATATGGCGAAGCACGGACGATGAGTTTGCATCGGTTTCGGCTATGGTGATTGAAAATATCGATGACGACCCGCAACTCGAGCTGGTGTTTTGTGGCGAGGATGCCGCAGAGAGTCGGAGCTATCGACCGCCGGGTGGCTCACGCGATAATTCCGATCAGGATCGCGCTGCACAAATTGGGCGCTTGTTTGTGTTTGATTGTAAAAATCTGTTTTTAGAATGGCGCAGCGAGCAGGGGCTGTGGGCACAGAGTATGGCTGTTGGCGATCTCGACGATGACGGTGAGCTTGAGATTGCACTCAATACGGGGTTTGTTATTGGCGCGACTTATCAACGTGTTGAGTGGGAATACCTCGATGGCTTTGGTGATAAGATTGGGTACGCTGATCTCGATGGCGATGGCATACCCGAGTTGATCGGCGAGACGAAAAAGCCCCGTCAATTTATTCGCATTTTTGATGTGGATCTGCAATCCGAAAGTTTTTTGAGTTCGGGTAGGTAGAAGTGTGAAGTGTGAAGTAGGAAGTGTGAAGAGCAGCAGGCGTGACGATAGGAATAGCGATTGTCATTGCGGCATGATTTTGAGCCGCAATCCAGAAGATTTTCGCTGATCGCTTGTTTATCTTGACGGTCTCTGGCAAAATGGGTAAATTTATTCACGAACGAGTTGTCGGAGCGTAGCGCAGCTCGGTAGCGCACCATCTTGGGGTGATGGGGGTCGCTGGTTCAAATCCAGTCGCTCCGACCATAATAATACAGGGGTTATGTATTTATTGCATAACCCCTTGTTTCATGGCTAAACGGATTGAACAGCGTGAAGGAATAGGTCTCAAATCTTTCAGGAGGCATTATGGACAAGCAGAAAATTCTGATTGTAGATCATGACCTGCTTGTAATCTCAGAGCTTGCAGGATTCTTGTGGGATGAACCCTATGAAATATGCCTGGCAGGATATGGGGTAGAAGGTCTTGAAATTTTAAGACAAGAGGAGATTGATCTTGCTGTTGTTGAGCTACATGTAGAGGGTATAGATGGTATAACGCTATTGAAGCATGTGAAGGAGGAAAAAATTCAGACAGCTATGCTGATCATGACAAGTTTGCGATCTGCAGAATTGGGCGAACAACTGATCAAGGCTGGCGCTGCAAGTGTATTTGACAAACCAATAGAGAGAGATGTTTTTTTGACACAGGTCAAAAGATATATGCCTCCACGAGATATGTGGAAGACCAGATTTGAAGTATTTTTGGAGGATCATTACAGCAATCCAGATCTAAAATTTGAAGACGTCATGCGCTATTTTCGATTTTCTAAGTCGCATGGTTACGCATTGTTCAAAAAACATTTGGGCAAGGCCTTCCGTGAATCATTGAGAAAGGTTAGAATTGAAAAGGCAAAATTATTGATTGAAGAAACGCCATTGCCAATTTTTGAAATTGCAGCACACTGTGGTTTTCGTTCATCATCGCGTTTAAACGAAGCTTTTAAGAGATTATATGGCATGTCTCCTCGTGCTTATCGGCAAAAAGAGGACATACGCGTAAGAAATTAGACATATAATGCAAAAAAGTGGACATACGCGTAATAAATCAGACGTACGCGTAATTTTTTGCTGTTGAAATTGTAGTCAATTGTGTTATTATTTGGAAACGTGTGAATAAAAACTCAGGAAAAGCTCAACGGCTGCGGGTTGTTTTTCTGGATCCTACCAGAAAATTAGGGACCGGTCCTCCCTTCCCGCAGCCTATTTTATTTTTATTATCTATGGATTGAAGACCTCAAATTTACCATTTCTGACGATCAGGATAATCGGGTTGTAAATCGCGTCTCCATTGGCGTCAAAAGAGAATTTGCCCAAAATTGTGTCCAGGTTTGTGATATGCGCCATTGCGTCTCGAATCGCTTCTGAATCAGTTGATGGGGCAGCGGCGATGGCGTGTGCGAGGATATAGACGGTGGTGTATGCTTGTGCGACGAATTCGTCTGGTTCGGAATGGTATTTCGTCATGTAATTTTCGACAAAGGCGCGATTTCCAGGTGTGTCAGACATGCTGCTCCAGGATGTAATGCTAATCGCTCCTTCGGCGGCATCACCCGCGCGTTGTACATTGCCTGTGGTCAAAGATACCGTGATAAAGTGAATTTCGGCGGGGATGCCGATTTGCCGAGTCTGGATCAGAACGGCTTCCTTTTCCACGGGTAATGCGGAGAGGAAGATGGCGTCTGGGTTCAATTCTTTTATTCGGGTTAATTGTTCAGAGAAGTCGGTGTCGCCGGTTTGAAAAGTTTCTGAGATGATCACTTCGACGCCATTCTGTTGGAGTGCGTCTGTAATCGCCTGATGATTGCTCTGGGAAAAGACATCATCACTTTGATATATGGCAGCGACTCTCTGATAGCCGAGTTTCTCATGTGTGGTCTTAACACTAACGGGCACGAAGCGATCTACGGTAATAATCGTGCGAAAGACAAAATCGCCTATTTCGCTGAGGCCATGGGCGGCGGCGGTCGGGCTAATCGCCACGATCCGATTTTGTTGGGCAATGGGAAAAGCCTCTCGAGTCGTAGTTGAGGCGAACGGGCCGATGATGACAGATACGCCATCTCGATGAATCAGTTTATTATAAGCTGCAATTGTTCCCGCTGAGGTGGTCTCATTGTCTTCTATAATAAACTCGATTCTCTTTCCGCCGAGTAGCGGTGATTGGTTGATTTCTTCGCGCGCGAGTTCGAGACCATTTTTTATCGCAGGGCTAAGTGTCGCAAGATGGCCTGTCAGAGGTAAGACGATGCCAAGGGGTATTTCTTTTTTTTGCGGTGACGAGCTAAAGACTTCGAGTTTGCCATTTCTAACGATCAGTACAATCGGGGTGTAAATCCCATCTCCATTGGCGTCAAAAGAGAATTTGCCCAGGATTGTGTCCAGGTCTCTGGTTTTTGCCAGGGCGTCTCGGATGGCTCTTGAGTCAACTGATTGGGCATTGGCGATGGCGTTCGCCAGGATATGGACGGTGGCATAGGATTGTGCGGTGAATGCGCTGGGTTCAACGCCGGCTCTCATCGTGTAATTTTCGACGAAGGCGCGATTTCCCGGCGTGTCAGCCGTGCTGGTCCATGCGGTAAAACTAATCGCTCCTTCGGCAGCGGCACCTGCGCGTTCTATTTCACCGGGGGTCAGGGTCTGCGTGATGAAGTG contains:
- a CDS encoding aminotransferase class III-fold pyridoxal phosphate-dependent enzyme translates to MPRHKDHIFHRTLKKEWPKISHGEGIYLFDMEGKRYLDACAGVHVVSIGHGVKEIAEVMAEQAEKVCFTYARFLTQPQIDLADRIADFTPGDLNRVFFVSGGSEATESAMKIARKYHIATGNPGKYRVISRWQAWHGNTVGALSMSGRSPWREDYIPYLLNFPHIPPPYPYRCAYCKDHSECQLHCAEELERVIKQEGSESISAFIAEPILGTSAAGVTPPQDYYPLIREICDRHNILMIVDEVVTGFGRTGRNFGIEHWDVVPDIMATGKGLSSGYTPIAATVVHEKIYNAIYRESVSFVHGHTYGGNALSCATALAVQNYIQTHDLVSNCARMGDLMLEKFMPLQNLPIVGGIRGKGLLIGIEFVADKSTRAPFDLSKGVTARIVDLAFEKGVLVMPGAPGLVDGVEGDHIAISPPFTITESEVQHVVDVIRETIVEVSAQLSK
- a CDS encoding RNA polymerase sigma factor RpoD/SigA, whose protein sequence is MVTPTVVTESHTGSGKEEQVVGDTMEYTQQGTQYAREASVQSYLKELRKYPPLSREEEQKVLRKAKRGNQAAIDKIITSNLRFVVSVALEYQGRGVPLADLIAEGNMGLMEALKRFDEERGFKFISYAVWWIRQCILNALKRTSNVVMPANRQEDMDRMARRWGQMTQELGRVPTLDEVASDMKISNKRAERALRCVRPDLSLSMPVDTAGEQPLQNILEADEEDPDQLVIYRDQSEFILRSLNDSLDPRERDVIRAYFGLDGGERRTLSDIGCSLGVTRERVRQIRNRALAKLQRYFRRNVPGGKVEDLV
- a CDS encoding ABC transporter permease codes for the protein MGRLFAFLGGQLAAFFIQVFQMFCYGVQCVTEMRHIYLYRHQIIGQCYAVGVSSLPLVCLISAFSGMAIAIQTAYQMEEYVPDYMVGALMVRSVILVLSPILLGLVLAGRVGAGVASELGTMKVSEQVDALASMAVDPVGYLMLPRMLAGAIMVPVLVIYSFLVANICGFGMSMIKMAITPTELVKGMKLYFEVYDVFVGLVKSFVYGGLLTFMGSYKGLCTAGGAQGVGRAATAAVVISSALVLILDYFLTHALLY
- a CDS encoding ATP-binding cassette domain-containing protein is translated as MANETAIEFVEVFKSFEAQPVLKGLDLRVPRSEITTILGPSGCGKSVTLKHVIGIERADEGKVVVAGYDMERIRHGELIELRKRIGVLFQSSALFDSMTVKENVAFGLRMHTRMSEEEIAERVHICLDAVRLAGTEAKMPVELSGGMRKRAALARAIAMEPDFILYDEPTTGLDPNTSSVVGDYILKLQSELNVTSVVVTHDMPLARRVSDRVALLYDGKAVVQGAMEDVEASGNEFFELFIQGKLG
- a CDS encoding MCE family protein, with product MRNRRQEIILGAVVFFAAVILVVGTVWLSERYAGAAGGYRIHAKFDSVPGLQVGNPVTFRGVRVGKVLSITLEDGLPFVALGFASVRDLPVDSRFLLKSDGLLGGQMIEIQLGESEQRLPDGAVVEGTSASDLDAMVSESRLMIEKIRNAVDGVASGNNLAHLESVLSRIDTTTYYLNRLLNDDNLGKVDKMLDSLAVATGDASGLMRDNRENLSVAVTNIAVTMERLARISAQMESTSVAMQNTFANLDDISKGIRDGRGTVGRLVKDEAVYEHLDRTLTSVDSLIEDIKRNPKRYLTIEIF
- a CDS encoding response regulator transcription factor, translating into MDKQKILIVDHDLLVISELAGFLWDEPYEICLAGYGVEGLEILRQEEIDLAVVELHVEGIDGITLLKHVKEEKIQTAMLIMTSLRSAELGEQLIKAGAASVFDKPIERDVFLTQVKRYMPPRDMWKTRFEVFLEDHYSNPDLKFEDVMRYFRFSKSHGYALFKKHLGKAFRESLRKVRIEKAKLLIEETPLPIFEIAAHCGFRSSSRLNEAFKRLYGMSPRAYRQKEDIRVRN
- a CDS encoding ABC transporter substrate-binding protein, which gives rise to MGKTILGFSLYRFQETTMLQNIRVIIAIALAAGIIWNCGGDRVTQSEIGTDEQIGRPLSKLAAQQNAVVIATVQQNDAPVSGAKVEFARSIAGQKPDYQWSNTTDENGQTRIEITAGNGYYQARASQDGIEIGSWSSIPINEGDKVRLNLPIGEKAQLTLEGLPAEITIGIVLPLTGQLGAGGQLLIAGFDLAREEINRSSLLGGAKINFIMEDNRSTPEGSVEAYNKLIHRDGVSVIIGPFTSSDAKEAFPIAQQNEVVAISPTSASPGLSAMGDFLFRTSLTVNWLIPGGVRTTHEQLGYQKVATIFQAGDVFAQNSDAIIKETLLQNGVEVLITESFQVGQTDFSDQLTRIKESNPDAIFLSALPITEANDILIQTRQIGIPPEVHFITQTLTPGEIERAGAAAEGAISFTAWTSTADTPGNRAFVENYTMRAGVEPSAFTAQSYATVHILANAIANAQSVDSRAIRDALAKTRDLDTILGKFSFDANGDGIYTPIVLIVRNGKLEVFSSSPQKKEIPLGIVLPLTGHLATLSPAIKNGLELAREEINQSPLLGGKRIEFIIEDNETTSAGTIAAYNKLIHRDGVSVIIGPFASTTTREAFPIAQQNRIVAISPTAAAHGLSEIGDFVFRTIITVDRFVPVSVKTTHEKLGYQRVAAIYQSDDVFSQSNHQAITDALQQNGVEVIISETFQTGDTDFSEQLTRIKELNPDAIFLSALPVEKEAVLIQTRQIGIPAEIHFITVSLTTGNVQRAGDAAEGAISITSWSSMSDTPGNRAFVENYMTKYHSEPDEFVAQAYTTVYILAHAIAAAPSTDSEAIRDAMAHITNLDTILGKFSFDANGDAIYNPIILIVRNGKFEVFNP